CACCGAGAGTGCCCCGGAAGCCAGTTGGGAGGAGCTGGTCGCCACCGCGCTGAGTGGTGTCGAGGAGAGCCCGGGCTGGACCGACTGCTGGCCCACGAACCCGAGCTGCTGTTCCACCTGCTCGCTGTCCGCGCCGGACGGCACCGAGTGACCTGAGGTCACGAGGTTCCGTATGAGCGGAGCGAGGCGCCGCCTCTCCCGGTGGCGTCTCGCTCCCGTCCGCAGACGAGGGAGGAGGAGTGTTCCGTGATAGTCCTCGGGTACAACGGCTTCACCCGGGCGGCCGGGCTGTTCCGCCGCCACTACGGTGCCACGGGCGTGGACCGGCACCTGCTGATCGGTCACGACGCGGCGGCGGCGCTGGTCGTGGACGGCGAACTGATTGCCGCGGTCGAGGAGGAGCGGCTCAGCCGGACGAAGAAGACCGCCGACTTCCCGGCCCGGGCCATCGCATGGTGCCTCCGGAAAGCGGGGATCTCCCTTGAGCAGGTCGACGTCTTCGCCTTTCCGTGGAGCTTCTCCCGCCCCGTGATGGAGGGGATGATCGAGGAGGTGCTGCGGGCGAGGATGCCGCTGAGCGGGACCTTCGACCACCTGCACCGGCTCGGGGAGCTGTACACCGGCATGCTGAGCGCAGAGGCGATCCACGCGGATTTCGTGGCGCGCACCGGGTATGACGTCGACCCGAACAGGCTGGTCCCGGTGTCACACCACCTCGCCCACGCCATGTGCGGCTACCACGTCTCCGGTGTCAGGCACGCCGCGTTCCTCGTGAGCGACGGGCGTGCCGAGCACGCGTCCGCGATCACGGGCGAGATCCACGACGGCGTGATCCGGCAACGGGACCTGGGCACCGTCGCCATGCGGGACTCCCTGGCCCTGTTCTACGGGAAGGTCACCCGCTACCTGGGGTTCGTGCCCAACTGCGACGAGTACAAGGTGATGGGGCTCGCCGGGTACGGGAGGCCACCGGCTCGGAACGTGCTCCTCGACCGCCTCGTCGAGCTGCACGAGGGCGGGGGCTACTCGATCTCCGCACCGGCGGACACACAGGCTTGCGGAGCCCTGTTCGACATGCTCTTCGACGGCAGCCCGCACGCGCGGGAGGGCTTCGACTACCGGGTGAAGGTGGCATCGACGGTCCAGCACCTGGTGGAGACCGTCACGGCGCATCAGGTGCGCGCGCTGGCGGCGGCAACGGGCCTCGACACGCTCATCGTCGAAGGCGGGCTGGCGCTCAACTGTGTGGCCAACACCAAGATGCTCAACCAGTCGCCGTTCAGGGACATGCACGTCAGCTTCGGCGCGAGCGACCCCGGCGTGGCCATCGGCGCCGCGCTCTGCGTGGCGGGAGCGCGCAGAGGAGGCGAAGCGGTCGCCGAGCACTCCCCGTATCTGGGGCCTTCGTACGACGAGGACGACGTGCTGGCCGCGCTCACCGCCCGTCGTGACGAGGTCTCCTGGCGCGTCGTCCCCGGTGGCGCGGTCGCGGACGAGGCAGCGAAGCTGCTGGTGGAGAAGAACGTCGTCGGGTGGTTCCAGGGCCCGGTCGAGTACGGGCCGCGTGCCCTCGGGAACCGCAGCATCCTGGCCAACCCGCAGCACGCGGATATCAAGGACATCATCAACCTGCGGGTGAAACGACGGGAGCCGTTCCGCCCCTTCGCCCCGGTCGTCCTGGAGGAGGACGCCCCGTCCGTGTTCGAGATGGGGAAGAAGACCCGGTCCCCGTACATGACGTTCGTCTTCCCGGTACGGGAGGAGTGGCGCGAACGGATCCCCGGCGCCTGCCACGTCGACGGCACGGCGCGGATCCAGACGGTGAGTCCGCGGCAGAACGCCGAACTGGCCGGCCTGCTGCGGTCGTTCACTGCACTCACCGGGGTCCCCTGCCTCCTCAACACCTCCTTCAACGTGGCTGGTGAACCGATCGTCGCCTCGCCGGAGGACGCGCTGTCCTGCTTCCTGCGTACGGAGATCGACTACCTGGTCCTCGGCGACGTCATCGTGGAGAAGTCCAGCAGGAGCTGAGGGCCGCCGCCCCGCGCGGCGATGCCGTCACGGCACCGCCGGGCCCGCGGCAGTGCCGTCCTGTGCGCTCTTGCGCAGCACGGCCGTGTATGAGAGCGGGGCGTGCCGTGGGGAGTCGTGCGGGTAGCGGAAGGCGGTGACCTCCGCCATCGTCCAATGGGCGGCCGAGGCGATGGCGGCGAGTTCCGACGGGGTGCAGAACAGGTACGGGAACCAGTCCGTAGCGGTGGTCCGGTAGCGGATACGCATCCGCAGTTCGCCCGGGAGTCTGCCGAGCATCCGGTTGCGTTCCACGTACGCGGCGTTCTCCACGGTGCCGTCGACAGGGCGCCTGCCTTCGGCGAGTATGACCGCGTCGTCGGCCGTGATCGCGTGCAACTGGCGGAGAATCCCGGCCCCCATCGCCTCTGAGCCCAGCAGCCCCACGTTGTTGCCCAGCAAGAGCACGGTCGCGAACGGCGGTGTGCCGCGGAAGAGGGCGGCGACGGACGCGAGTTCGCCGAGCACGATGCGTGCGACGCCTCGCCGCTCGCACAGTCCGAGCGCCAGAGGCGAGTTGTCGAGCGCTGTGACGTCATGGTTCTTTCGGGCCAGATGCACGGCGTGCCTGCCCGCTCCCGCGCCCGCGTCGAGCACGCGGCCGCGGGCCCGGCCCAGCAATGCGCAGACCTCCGGCGGCCAGTCGCCCTCCTCGTCCAGCCACTGCGCCGACCCGGACGGGATGATCAGCCCGTCGGAACGCTCCACGAACGCCGTCACCGGGCGCGCGTGCCGCACGGAGTCGGCCAGTTGCATGCCGAAGGCATCCCCGTGGACGGGTCCGTCCGCGGTCTCATCGGTCCTCGCATGCATGGGGACCCTTTCCGTTGCGGTGCGGAGTGCGGGCCGGGGCGACGGAATACCGGATGGGGAGGTACTTGAGCCCGCCGGAGAAGGTGGTCCTGATGAGCTCCGGTTTCCCCGCGAGTTCCACGGACAGGAGCCTGGGAACGAGTTCGGCGAAGAAGGCGCGTATCTCCATGCGTGCCAGCGCGGCGCCCAGGCAGTGGTGGACGCCGTATCCGAAGGACAGGTGTCTGTTGGGCCGCCGCCGGACGTCGAACTCGTCCGGGCGCTCGAAGACCTCCGCGTCGCGGTTGGCCGAGGGGTACGACAGCAGCAGCGATTCACCTCTTCGTATGTGCACGCCCCGCAGTGCGTCGTCCTCAACGGCCGTCCGCATGAACGCCTTGACGGGAGTTACCCAGCGGATGATCTCCTCCACCGCGGTGTCCAGCAGTCCCGGATCGTCACGGAGCAGGCGGAGCTGGCTGGGATTCCCGATGAGTGCGTGCAGGCCGCCCGCGATCGTGGCGCTGGTGGTGTCGTGGCCGGCGGCGATGATGATGACGTACTGGGCGAGGGTCTGGCGTGGGGTGAGCCGCCGACCGGCGACGCCGGCGTTGGCGATGACCGAGGCCAGGTCGTCCGCGGAGTGGCCACGGCGACGTGCCGCCAACTCCGAGAAGTACGTGTGGAAGTCGTCCATCGCCGCCTGCCTGGCCCGGCGGGGCAGCGAACGGCGGGCGGCAGGGGTGAAACGGAAAATCGTCTCGTACTCGCTCTCGGGAATTCCGAGCAGGGAAAGCAGGACGTGGAGGGCGTAGACGTCCGCGACCTGGCCGACGAACTCGCAGGAATTCCCTATCCGCGCCATGTGGTCGACGGTGCGCCGCGCAAGGGTGCGAACGGTGCGGTCGAGGCGCCTGAGCCTTGGGGGCCGGAACCAGTCGGCGGTGACCGACCGCATCGTGCTGTGCTCCGGGCCGTCGAGGTGCACGAGCGGGCGCAGCACCGCATCGTCCTGTTCCCGCCGGCGGTTTATCTCATCCATCGCGCGGCTGACGAGCATGGGCCGGGGTCCGTTGCGGAAGACGGCGCTGCGGCGCTCGACGTCCTGGATGTCGGCGTGCCGCGTCACCCCCCAGAACGGGTTGTATCCGGGCGCTTCGACCCAGTGCACCGGAGATTCCCGACGCAGGAGCGAAAGCGC
The Streptomyces sp. CNQ-509 DNA segment above includes these coding regions:
- a CDS encoding bifunctional 2-polyprenyl-6-hydroxyphenol methylase/3-demethylubiquinol 3-O-methyltransferase UbiG, with the protein product MHARTDETADGPVHGDAFGMQLADSVRHARPVTAFVERSDGLIIPSGSAQWLDEEGDWPPEVCALLGRARGRVLDAGAGAGRHAVHLARKNHDVTALDNSPLALGLCERRGVARIVLGELASVAALFRGTPPFATVLLLGNNVGLLGSEAMGAGILRQLHAITADDAVILAEGRRPVDGTVENAAYVERNRMLGRLPGELRMRIRYRTTATDWFPYLFCTPSELAAIASAAHWTMAEVTAFRYPHDSPRHAPLSYTAVLRKSAQDGTAAGPAVP
- a CDS encoding carbamoyltransferase C-terminal domain-containing protein, whose amino-acid sequence is MIVLGYNGFTRAAGLFRRHYGATGVDRHLLIGHDAAAALVVDGELIAAVEEERLSRTKKTADFPARAIAWCLRKAGISLEQVDVFAFPWSFSRPVMEGMIEEVLRARMPLSGTFDHLHRLGELYTGMLSAEAIHADFVARTGYDVDPNRLVPVSHHLAHAMCGYHVSGVRHAAFLVSDGRAEHASAITGEIHDGVIRQRDLGTVAMRDSLALFYGKVTRYLGFVPNCDEYKVMGLAGYGRPPARNVLLDRLVELHEGGGYSISAPADTQACGALFDMLFDGSPHAREGFDYRVKVASTVQHLVETVTAHQVRALAAATGLDTLIVEGGLALNCVANTKMLNQSPFRDMHVSFGASDPGVAIGAALCVAGARRGGEAVAEHSPYLGPSYDEDDVLAALTARRDEVSWRVVPGGAVADEAAKLLVEKNVVGWFQGPVEYGPRALGNRSILANPQHADIKDIINLRVKRREPFRPFAPVVLEEDAPSVFEMGKKTRSPYMTFVFPVREEWRERIPGACHVDGTARIQTVSPRQNAELAGLLRSFTALTGVPCLLNTSFNVAGEPIVASPEDALSCFLRTEIDYLVLGDVIVEKSSRS
- a CDS encoding cytochrome P450, with protein sequence MHWVEAPGYNPFWGVTRHADIQDVERRSAVFRNGPRPMLVSRAMDEINRRREQDDAVLRPLVHLDGPEHSTMRSVTADWFRPPRLRRLDRTVRTLARRTVDHMARIGNSCEFVGQVADVYALHVLLSLLGIPESEYETIFRFTPAARRSLPRRARQAAMDDFHTYFSELAARRRGHSADDLASVIANAGVAGRRLTPRQTLAQYVIIIAAGHDTTSATIAGGLHALIGNPSQLRLLRDDPGLLDTAVEEIIRWVTPVKAFMRTAVEDDALRGVHIRRGESLLLSYPSANRDAEVFERPDEFDVRRRPNRHLSFGYGVHHCLGAALARMEIRAFFAELVPRLLSVELAGKPELIRTTFSGGLKYLPIRYSVAPARTPHRNGKGPHACEDR